The following proteins are encoded in a genomic region of Streptomyces sp. SLBN-31:
- a CDS encoding carboxymuconolactone decarboxylase, giving the protein MTAAPDTPVLDTITAMTIDSVERCHMEPRSLILARVAALVAMDAPAISYLAHIDPAIKADFTVEQLQDLLVAIAPVVGTARVMSAAGHIAQAFGVAIALAETEAEAIAQAEAQSRKS; this is encoded by the coding sequence ATGACCGCCGCACCCGACACTCCCGTACTCGACACGATCACGGCCATGACCATCGACTCCGTCGAGCGATGCCACATGGAGCCACGCTCACTGATCCTCGCCCGGGTCGCGGCACTCGTCGCCATGGACGCGCCCGCGATCTCCTACCTGGCGCACATCGACCCGGCGATCAAGGCCGACTTCACGGTGGAGCAGTTGCAGGACCTGCTGGTCGCCATCGCTCCCGTCGTGGGCACGGCTCGCGTCATGTCGGCCGCGGGTCACATCGCCCAGGCCTTCGGTGTCGCGATCGCGCTGGCCGAGACCGAGGCGGAGGCCATCGCCCAGGCGGAGGCGCAGAGCCGCAAGTCCTGA
- a CDS encoding helix-turn-helix domain-containing protein, whose protein sequence is MAHVSGHWALDWATRARRVPGGGLLAAFLVDLVADVDPVREADTVSFPLRPAAHALGVQPTHVSTALRRLSDAGLLTWCAHGAPEASDVTVTLLLSFADSELEDAATATTKCEPARS, encoded by the coding sequence ATGGCACACGTGTCCGGGCACTGGGCACTCGACTGGGCGACGAGGGCCCGGCGCGTTCCCGGGGGCGGACTGCTCGCGGCGTTCCTGGTGGATCTGGTGGCCGACGTGGATCCGGTCCGGGAGGCCGACACGGTCAGCTTCCCGCTCCGTCCCGCGGCCCACGCACTGGGGGTGCAGCCGACGCATGTCAGCACGGCCCTGCGCCGACTGTCGGACGCGGGTCTGCTGACCTGGTGCGCCCACGGTGCGCCGGAGGCCTCGGACGTCACCGTGACCCTCCTGCTCTCGTTCGCCGACTCCGAACTCGAGGACGCCGCGACGGCCACCACGAAGTGTGAACCAGCACGTTCCTGA
- a CDS encoding type II toxin-antitoxin system PemK/MazF family toxin: MTAFTDENVPGRFGPTATTEADPRQVGPVRTEYSPAHDGDPDPGEIVWTWVPFEENDGRGKDRPVLVVAREAAGTLLAVQLSSKRHDDDREWVAIGNGPWDRSGRDSWISVDRVLRLHEDGMRREACALDRGRFNLVRHRLHERYGWS, from the coding sequence GTGACCGCGTTTACCGATGAGAACGTCCCGGGCCGTTTCGGCCCCACCGCCACCACCGAGGCCGACCCCCGACAGGTCGGTCCGGTGCGCACCGAGTACTCCCCCGCGCACGACGGCGACCCCGACCCGGGCGAGATCGTGTGGACCTGGGTGCCGTTCGAGGAGAACGACGGCCGCGGCAAGGACCGTCCGGTCCTGGTCGTCGCCCGCGAGGCCGCCGGCACCCTGCTCGCCGTCCAGCTGTCCAGCAAGCGGCACGACGACGACCGGGAGTGGGTGGCGATCGGCAACGGACCGTGGGACCGGTCGGGCCGCGACTCCTGGATCTCCGTGGACCGGGTGCTGAGGCTGCACGAGGACGGGATGCGCCGGGAGGCGTGCGCCCTGGACCGGGGCCGGTTCAACCTGGTCCGCCACCGCCTGCACGAGCGCTACGGCTGGAGCTGA
- a CDS encoding amidase — MTLDRAAGLAESARALAEGEVTSRELVERALARIEATQGSLNAFRIVRADAALAEADAADEELAAGARGPLLGVPVAVKDDMDVAGLPTAFGCAGEFPPVARDGEAVRRLRASGAIVVGKTNTCEFGQWPFTEGPAFGATRNPWNTGHTPGGSSGGSAAAVAAGLVPAALGSDGAGSVRIPAAWTHLVGIKPQRGRISTWPRGESFQGITVNGTLARTVADAALLLDAASGNHQLDPHRPPAIRAAEAVGRDPGRLRVALSLKPPFTAVPARLRPEVRAKVVELAERMSRLGHFVEEADPPYGQIGLTFVPRATAGIAERVVEAPFPALLDRRTRDAARLGRLLGGAPLRAARRAEAVLHRRIGRFFQSYDVVLAPTTAAPPPRIGAMLSLGGFATDRAMIAACPYAWPWNVLGWPGVNVPAGFVGDGLPVGAQLLGPAGSEPLLISLAAQLEAELRWHEAWPPQRLASNSPVA, encoded by the coding sequence ATGACGCTCGACCGTGCCGCAGGCCTGGCGGAGTCCGCCCGAGCGCTGGCCGAGGGGGAAGTGACCTCGCGGGAACTGGTGGAGCGGGCGCTGGCCCGCATCGAGGCCACCCAGGGCTCGCTCAACGCCTTCCGGATCGTGCGGGCGGACGCCGCGCTCGCCGAAGCCGACGCCGCCGACGAGGAGTTGGCGGCCGGGGCGCGGGGGCCGCTGCTCGGCGTGCCGGTCGCCGTCAAGGACGACATGGACGTCGCCGGCCTGCCGACCGCGTTCGGCTGCGCCGGGGAGTTCCCGCCCGTCGCCCGGGACGGCGAGGCCGTACGGCGGTTGCGGGCGTCCGGCGCCATCGTCGTCGGCAAGACCAACACGTGTGAATTCGGGCAGTGGCCGTTCACCGAGGGGCCCGCGTTCGGGGCGACCCGCAACCCGTGGAACACCGGGCACACCCCGGGCGGTTCCTCCGGCGGGTCGGCCGCCGCGGTCGCCGCCGGACTGGTGCCCGCCGCCCTGGGCTCCGACGGCGCCGGCTCCGTGCGCATCCCCGCCGCCTGGACCCACCTGGTCGGCATCAAGCCCCAGCGCGGCCGCATCTCCACCTGGCCGCGCGGCGAGTCCTTCCAGGGCATCACCGTCAACGGCACGCTCGCGCGCACGGTCGCGGACGCGGCGCTCCTCCTCGACGCCGCGAGCGGCAACCACCAGCTCGACCCGCACCGGCCGCCGGCCATTCGGGCGGCCGAGGCCGTCGGCCGCGACCCCGGCCGGCTGCGCGTCGCCCTGTCGCTCAAGCCGCCGTTCACCGCGGTACCCGCGCGCCTGCGGCCGGAGGTCCGCGCGAAGGTCGTCGAACTCGCCGAGAGAATGAGCCGGTTGGGGCACTTCGTGGAGGAGGCCGATCCGCCGTACGGCCAGATCGGCCTCACCTTCGTGCCCCGGGCCACCGCCGGTATCGCCGAACGCGTCGTCGAGGCCCCCTTCCCCGCCCTCCTGGACCGGCGCACGCGTGACGCCGCCCGTCTCGGACGGCTGCTCGGCGGGGCACCGCTGCGGGCGGCGCGGCGGGCGGAGGCGGTGCTGCACCGTCGTATCGGCCGATTCTTCCAGTCGTACGACGTCGTCCTCGCGCCCACGACGGCCGCTCCCCCGCCGCGCATCGGGGCGATGCTGTCGCTCGGCGGTTTCGCCACCGACCGGGCGATGATCGCCGCCTGCCCCTACGCCTGGCCGTGGAACGTGCTGGGCTGGCCGGGGGTCAATGTGCCCGCCGGATTCGTCGGCGACGGGCTGCCCGTCGGCGCCCAGCTCCTGGGTCCCGCCGGCAGCGAACCGCTGCTGATCTCGCTGGCCGCGCAGTTGGAGGCGGAGCTGCGCTGGCACGAGGCGTGGCCGCCGCAGCGCCTGGCCTCGAACTCCCCGGTGGCGTAG
- a CDS encoding glycoside hydrolase family 43 protein, producing MTTRPPAPSRRALLRAMAALPASALVLGELPGLLGTAAAAVPASGSATRYTIVPFLNSDDGTVNVYQSDDATDFRLVRASAYTPPANRIRDASVFKHADGSYYLTYTTHTWQDVSTTIGFARSSDRVNWTFLYDYTVPIANLSRAWAPEWFVDGDGSVNVIVSCSTTDNEWIFTPYVMKATNSALTSWSSPTALSGIGANHIDTYIVRIGATYHAFTKNETAKYIEYGTASSLIGPYTITKTGDWAGWGSYREGPSVVQLDNGAWRIFFDGYGDGNYYYSDSYDTFATWSAPKALPVVSGTARHFTVIKETVSGGVTLPTNVSRSFRSANYPTRYWQEQSSLLNLPVVTGSSTTAEKQASSFTVVSGLADSGAFSFRDASGNHLRHYGFRGRFDANDGTSTFARDATFVARTGSATGSVRFESYNYPGHYLRHYDYQLRVDPTDGTDQFRQDSSFTPVTAWA from the coding sequence GTGACCACACGACCCCCCGCCCCGTCCCGCCGCGCCCTCCTGCGCGCGATGGCCGCCCTGCCCGCCTCGGCGCTCGTCCTGGGCGAACTCCCCGGCCTGCTCGGAACGGCGGCCGCCGCCGTACCCGCGAGCGGCTCGGCCACCCGCTACACCATCGTGCCGTTCCTCAACAGCGACGACGGTACGGTGAACGTCTACCAGTCCGACGACGCGACCGACTTCCGCCTCGTACGGGCCTCCGCCTACACCCCGCCCGCCAACCGCATCCGCGACGCGAGCGTCTTCAAGCACGCCGACGGCTCCTACTACCTGACGTACACCACGCACACCTGGCAGGACGTCAGCACCACCATCGGCTTCGCGCGCAGCTCCGACCGGGTCAACTGGACCTTCCTGTACGACTACACGGTGCCGATCGCCAACCTGTCCCGGGCGTGGGCGCCGGAGTGGTTCGTCGACGGCGACGGCAGCGTGAACGTCATCGTGTCCTGCTCGACGACCGACAACGAGTGGATCTTCACGCCGTACGTGATGAAGGCGACCAACTCCGCGCTGACGTCCTGGAGTTCACCGACCGCGCTGTCGGGCATCGGCGCCAACCACATCGACACGTACATCGTGCGGATCGGCGCGACCTACCACGCGTTCACGAAGAACGAGACGGCCAAGTACATCGAGTACGGCACGGCGTCGAGCCTCATCGGCCCGTACACGATCACGAAGACCGGCGACTGGGCCGGCTGGGGCAGTTACCGCGAGGGCCCGTCGGTCGTCCAGCTCGACAACGGCGCCTGGCGGATCTTCTTCGACGGTTACGGAGACGGCAACTACTACTACAGCGACAGCTACGACACGTTCGCGACCTGGTCCGCCCCCAAGGCGTTGCCGGTCGTCTCGGGAACGGCACGCCACTTCACCGTCATCAAGGAGACCGTGTCGGGCGGAGTGACCCTCCCGACGAACGTCTCCCGCTCGTTCCGGTCCGCCAACTACCCGACCCGGTACTGGCAGGAGCAGTCGTCCCTGCTGAACCTCCCGGTGGTGACCGGTTCCAGTACGACCGCGGAGAAGCAGGCGTCGTCCTTCACGGTCGTCTCCGGCCTGGCGGACTCGGGCGCCTTCTCCTTCCGTGACGCGTCCGGCAACCACCTGCGCCACTACGGCTTCCGGGGCCGCTTCGACGCGAACGACGGCACGTCGACGTTCGCCAGGGACGCGACCTTCGTCGCCAGGACGGGTTCGGCGACCGGCTCGGTCAGATTCGAGTCGTACAACTACCCGGGCCACTACCTGCGGCACTACGACTACCAGCTGCGAGTCGACCCCACCGACGGCACGGACCAGTTCCGGCAGGACAGCTCCTTCACACCGGTCACGGCCTGGGCCTGA
- a CDS encoding HIT family protein, with the protein MTVDHPAEDCVFCEIAAGTAPARVVAETAQTLTFLPVHPAHAGHVLVVPRRHVADIWELDGPTAAAVGAEVLRAAHAVRAAHRPEGLNIIQSSGEVATQSVPHVHVHVVPRYLGDRMPRLWPEKGEEDQDLLDDSARRLRAAFATRQP; encoded by the coding sequence ATGACAGTGGATCACCCCGCGGAGGACTGCGTCTTCTGCGAGATCGCCGCCGGGACCGCCCCCGCACGCGTCGTCGCCGAGACCGCGCAGACCCTGACCTTCCTGCCGGTGCACCCGGCACACGCCGGGCACGTGCTGGTCGTGCCCCGGCGGCATGTCGCGGACATCTGGGAACTCGACGGCCCCACGGCGGCGGCCGTCGGCGCGGAGGTGCTCCGGGCGGCCCACGCCGTGCGGGCCGCGCACCGCCCCGAGGGACTCAACATCATCCAGTCCTCGGGGGAGGTGGCCACACAGTCGGTGCCGCACGTGCACGTGCACGTGGTACCGCGCTACCTGGGCGACCGGATGCCGCGGCTGTGGCCCGAGAAGGGTGAGGAGGACCAGGACCTGCTCGACGACTCGGCGCGACGGCTGCGCGCCGCTTTCGCCACGCGGCAGCCCTGA
- a CDS encoding alpha/beta fold hydrolase, whose product MDADPEAGPTEAPRADADVVHRATTRLGRWGRRAVLALSVLLLVVTAASLTYNAFTAGRAAPPAGLRYVQAADIRTRYREWGTTGSPVVLVHGAFEQADTWSRLAPLLARDHRVYALDLTGDGYSRRRGPYTVDHFTRQLLGFLSAMHLGGPGERPLLVGHSSGAAVVTEAALRAPGRIGSVMLLDGDALDTGAGPPPGLGYVLIDPYRTSLLRLGLSADLIRAVYDAQCGPACPRLDAAGVDEWRRPLRVAGAEAALWDMLGQGVPGLPASRVARLADVRIPKSVVFGAQDDVFSKQAPRQTARRIGAPPPTLVPGARHLTMISSPRQVAAAVESLAHATP is encoded by the coding sequence ATGGATGCCGACCCCGAGGCCGGGCCGACTGAGGCCCCGCGGGCGGATGCCGATGTCGTCCACCGCGCGACCACGCGGCTCGGGCGGTGGGGGCGGCGCGCGGTGCTCGCCCTTTCGGTGCTGCTGTTGGTCGTCACCGCGGCGTCCCTCACCTACAACGCGTTCACCGCGGGACGTGCCGCGCCGCCCGCCGGACTGCGCTACGTCCAGGCGGCCGACATCCGCACCCGCTACCGGGAATGGGGCACGACCGGCTCGCCCGTCGTGCTCGTCCACGGCGCCTTCGAGCAGGCGGACACCTGGTCCCGACTCGCACCCCTGCTCGCCCGCGACCACCGGGTCTACGCGCTCGATCTGACCGGGGACGGCTACAGCAGGCGCCGCGGCCCCTACACCGTCGACCACTTCACCCGGCAGCTCCTGGGCTTCCTGAGCGCCATGCACCTCGGCGGGCCGGGTGAACGTCCCCTGCTGGTGGGGCATTCGAGCGGCGCCGCGGTCGTCACGGAGGCGGCACTGCGGGCCCCGGGGCGGATCGGGAGCGTGATGCTGCTCGACGGGGACGCCCTGGACACCGGCGCCGGACCGCCGCCCGGGCTCGGCTACGTGCTGATCGACCCCTATCGCACCAGCCTGCTGCGTCTCGGCCTGAGCGCCGACCTGATCCGCGCGGTGTACGACGCCCAGTGCGGGCCGGCCTGCCCCCGCCTGGACGCCGCCGGAGTGGACGAGTGGCGCCGGCCGCTGCGGGTGGCGGGTGCCGAGGCGGCTCTGTGGGACATGCTCGGCCAGGGCGTGCCCGGCCTCCCGGCGAGCCGGGTCGCCCGTCTCGCCGACGTCCGCATCCCCAAGTCCGTGGTGTTCGGCGCGCAGGACGACGTGTTCAGCAAGCAGGCCCCGCGGCAGACGGCCCGGCGCATCGGCGCTCCGCCGCCCACCCTCGTCCCCGGCGCCCGCCACCTGACGATGATCTCCAGCCCTCGCCAGGTCGCGGCCGCCGTGGAATCCCTGGCCCACGCAACCCCGTAA